TGAACCTGCGTAAGCCTTGAAACATTTGTAAGACTGAGCTGTTTAATATTATATTTCGAGAGTATTTGGTTGGCCAAGCTGACAGCATTTTCTTCCCTTGATCCTGTTCTCAGGATAACTCCAAGCAGTTCAGCGTTTGAAAGCGATTCCGGCCCGTTTCGAATAAGCCTCTCTCTAGGGCGCTCCTCTTCAGGGATATCGCGAATCCTGATCTTACTTATTTCCATAAGTTACCCCCTCTTTTTCCCATCTTGATTTCAATTCTTTATATAGATTAAACTGATTAGACTGGTTAAACCCTTTACAGATAATATCAAAGTTTCAATATTTGAATCTTCACAAATGCCCGGTAAAATCAAGAAGAGAAAAGAAGAGAGAAGATGAGAAAAAGTGCCGGCCCTTACTTATACCGGGAAGTATATAACGCTCTTTAATGAAAGTCATCTCAGTTGTCGGGTATAAGAAATCGGGCAAAACTGCCCTTGTCTCCGCTCTTGTCCGAAACCTTTCCGGGCTCGGGACCGTAGGCACTGTAAAACATATGGGGGAACAGCGTCTCAATCCCGCAGATACCGATACGGGAAGGCACTTTGATGCAGGCGCTGACGTGGTAATAGGAATAACAGGCACGGAAGCAGCAGGAACCGAACTTGTCAGCTTTTCCAGGAATTTTAATCTTGAGCATGCACTTGACCAGCTTTGCGACCAGGGCATAGATTTTGCCGTGGTAGAAGGTTTTAAGGAGAGCAAGCTCCCGAAAATCGTGATTGGCGATCTGCAGGAAATTTCAAATGTAGTTTTTAGAGTGCCTACCGATATTGATATGCATGAAGAGCTTACATCCTCCCTTGTAGGAGTCGCCCTTGCCCAGCCAGACCGCTATACCCTGGAAGCCCTTATAAAGAAAGCCCGGAAAAATCCTGCCATCCGAAAAGCAGGCGCAATCGGCACTTTTACCGGAATAGTCCGCGAGCTGGCAGGAAATGAAAGAACCTCAAAGCTCGAGTTCGAGAAATACGAACCCGAAGCCTCAAAAGCCCTTGACTGCATCCGGGAAGACCTGAAAAAGAAAGAAGGCATCCTTGAAGTCCTGATCCATCACAAAACAGGCGTTATCAAAGCCGGAGAAGACATAGTCTACATCGTCATCGCAGCCGCCCACAGAACCGAACTTTTCCCTGCACTCAACGAAGCCATAGAACGCATAAAAGCCGAAGCCCCTATCTGGAAGAAAGAATTTACGGAAAAAGAAGAATTCTGGGTGCACGACAGAGAATAAGATGAAAAACAGATAAGAAACAAACCTGAGAGAGAAGATAAGAATTAAAAACCATAGGCAAGCAGAAGAAAAACAGAAAATTACACTAGAGCAATAAAACCCCGGAAATGAGCAAATGAGCGGAAAAACAGAACCAGACAGGGAACAGACAGAATTCAGAAGCGCAGTCGTGCTGGCGGGTGGCAGGGGCAGGCGAATTGGCATGGTTGAAAAATCCCTTCTAAAATTCGAAGAAAAAACTATTCTT
This region of Methanosarcina flavescens genomic DNA includes:
- a CDS encoding molybdopterin synthase, with the translated sequence MKVISVVGYKKSGKTALVSALVRNLSGLGTVGTVKHMGEQRLNPADTDTGRHFDAGADVVIGITGTEAAGTELVSFSRNFNLEHALDQLCDQGIDFAVVEGFKESKLPKIVIGDLQEISNVVFRVPTDIDMHEELTSSLVGVALAQPDRYTLEALIKKARKNPAIRKAGAIGTFTGIVRELAGNERTSKLEFEKYEPEASKALDCIREDLKKKEGILEVLIHHKTGVIKAGEDIVYIVIAAAHRTELFPALNEAIERIKAEAPIWKKEFTEKEEFWVHDRE